A single genomic interval of Bacillus sp. es.036 harbors:
- the cydB gene encoding cytochrome d ubiquinol oxidase subunit II has translation MIALNELWFILVAVLFVGFFFLEGFDFGVGMASRFLGRNELERRIMVNTIGPFWDANEVWLLTGGGAIFAAFPHWYATMFSGYYIPFVFVLLALIGRGVAFEFRGKVDTPKWIKSWDWVVFVGSIMPPFLFGVLFTSILRGMPIDEQMNIHAGFSDYVNVYTVLGGVTVTMLCFLHGLVFLTLKTVGDLQKRARQLASKVIYGVLASLVAFVGLSYFETDLFSNRGVVSVTLIALIVLSYFLAIVFLKKQRDGWAFGMTGAGIALTISTIFAALFPRVMISSIDAAYNLTVYNASSGNYSLKVMTIVALTLLPFVLGYQIWSYYVFRKRVDGKDMIY, from the coding sequence ATGATCGCACTTAATGAACTATGGTTTATACTCGTTGCTGTTTTGTTTGTTGGGTTTTTCTTTCTCGAAGGGTTTGATTTCGGTGTGGGTATGGCCAGTCGTTTCCTCGGAAGAAATGAGCTAGAGCGTCGAATAATGGTGAACACGATTGGACCATTTTGGGATGCGAATGAAGTGTGGTTATTAACAGGAGGAGGCGCCATCTTTGCGGCGTTTCCACACTGGTATGCAACGATGTTCAGCGGTTATTATATACCGTTTGTATTTGTCCTTCTCGCGCTTATCGGTCGTGGAGTTGCCTTTGAATTTCGTGGAAAGGTGGATACCCCTAAGTGGATCAAGTCATGGGACTGGGTTGTATTCGTTGGAAGTATCATGCCGCCATTTCTGTTTGGGGTTCTTTTTACAAGTATTTTAAGAGGAATGCCAATTGATGAACAAATGAATATCCATGCGGGTTTTAGTGATTATGTCAATGTATACACGGTATTGGGTGGGGTAACAGTGACCATGCTTTGTTTCTTACATGGACTTGTATTTCTCACTCTGAAAACTGTTGGAGATCTTCAGAAGCGTGCGCGACAATTAGCGAGCAAAGTGATTTATGGTGTTCTGGCTTCATTAGTTGCTTTTGTTGGACTTTCTTATTTTGAAACGGATTTATTCAGCAACCGCGGTGTTGTAAGTGTAACGCTTATTGCGCTGATTGTACTCAGTTATTTTTTGGCGATCGTATTTTTGAAAAAGCAGCGTGATGGGTGGGCATTTGGAATGACTGGCGCAGGGATCGCATTAACGATTTCCACCATATTTGCAGCGTTATTCCCACGCGTAATGATTAGCTCAATCGATGCCGCTTATAATTTAACCGTTTATAATGCTTCTTCTGGAAACTATTCATTAAAGGTGATGACCATCGTGGCGCTCACACTTCTTCCTTTTGTCCTTGGTTATCAAATCTGGAGTTATTATGTTTTCAGAAAGCGTGTAGATGGTAAGGATATGATTTACTAA
- a CDS encoding cytochrome ubiquinol oxidase subunit I: protein MSELFLARLQFGSTTIFHFLFVPLSIGLVFLVAVMETLYVVKGDEMYKRMAKFWGHLFLINFAVGVVTGIIQEFQFGMNWSEYSRFVGDVFGAPLAIEALLAFFMESTFIGLWIFGWDRLSKKLHLMCIWLVSLGTLMSALWILAANSFMQEPVGFVIRNGRAEMNDFFALLTNPQLFVEFPHVIFGALATGAFFIGGVSAYKILRKQEVAFFKKSFNIAMIVAFVSGMGVAFSGHAQAKHLMESQPMKMAASEALWEDSGDPAAWTAFALIDSKNQENSFEINIPYALSYLAYEEFSGEVPGMKTLQKEYEEKYGEGNYIPPVKTTFWSFRIMVGAGMLMIFTSFLGLLLNFYKKLEGSQFYLKGMVWLISFPFIANSAGWIMTEIGRQPWTVFGLMTTSASVSPNVSKASLLFSFLSFTAIYTILAILLVYLFVREIKKGSEHTAHEDKEVAVDPFDQGAYL from the coding sequence ATGAGTGAACTATTTTTAGCAAGACTACAATTCGGATCGACGACTATTTTTCACTTTTTGTTTGTTCCGTTGTCCATCGGGCTTGTGTTTCTTGTTGCAGTTATGGAGACGCTTTATGTTGTGAAAGGAGACGAAATGTATAAACGGATGGCGAAGTTTTGGGGACACTTGTTTCTTATTAACTTTGCTGTTGGGGTTGTCACGGGAATTATCCAGGAATTTCAGTTTGGAATGAACTGGTCTGAGTATTCTCGATTTGTTGGTGATGTGTTTGGAGCTCCGCTCGCGATTGAAGCGTTGCTTGCCTTCTTTATGGAATCAACGTTTATTGGTCTATGGATTTTTGGATGGGATCGCTTATCAAAGAAACTTCATTTAATGTGTATTTGGCTCGTCTCACTAGGAACGTTGATGTCAGCGTTGTGGATTCTTGCAGCAAATTCATTTATGCAGGAGCCAGTAGGTTTTGTGATTCGAAACGGAAGAGCAGAGATGAATGATTTTTTTGCACTTCTTACGAACCCGCAGCTATTTGTTGAGTTCCCTCACGTAATCTTCGGTGCACTCGCTACAGGAGCTTTCTTTATCGGAGGTGTTAGTGCATATAAAATTCTCCGTAAACAGGAAGTGGCCTTTTTTAAAAAGTCGTTTAACATTGCGATGATCGTTGCTTTTGTTTCTGGGATGGGCGTGGCGTTCAGTGGTCATGCACAAGCGAAGCATTTGATGGAATCTCAGCCAATGAAGATGGCGGCTAGTGAAGCGTTATGGGAAGACAGTGGCGATCCGGCAGCCTGGACGGCTTTCGCGCTGATTGACTCCAAAAATCAAGAAAACTCATTTGAAATTAACATACCATATGCACTTAGTTACCTTGCATATGAAGAATTCAGTGGTGAAGTACCGGGTATGAAGACCTTGCAAAAAGAGTATGAAGAAAAATACGGAGAGGGGAATTATATTCCTCCAGTTAAAACGACTTTCTGGAGCTTTCGCATTATGGTTGGTGCAGGAATGCTGATGATTTTTACATCCTTCCTCGGGCTTTTACTAAATTTCTACAAAAAGCTTGAGGGTAGTCAATTTTACTTAAAAGGAATGGTGTGGCTCATTTCGTTTCCATTTATTGCGAACTCAGCTGGATGGATTATGACGGAAATCGGACGTCAGCCATGGACGGTATTTGGATTAATGACAACTTCTGCGTCTGTCTCTCCAAACGTATCAAAGGCGTCCTTGCTTTTCTCATTCCTATCGTTTACTGCGATTTATACGATTCTCGCTATCTTACTCGTTTACTTATTCGTTCGTGAAATTAAAAAGGGATCAGAACATACTGCTCATGAGGACAAAGAGGTGGCAGTTGATCCGTTTGATCAGGGGGCTTATTTATGA
- a CDS encoding EamA family transporter, which yields MYLYPLLVIIGASSYGVVSTIIKLAMGSGFTASEAVTSQFFIGFLIAVLIFLITNRQKLSFSGIKILIFAGVFTGLTNILYGQSLNYLPASLAVVLLFQFTWIGMLISSISKRQLPTRMEMLSLIILIGGTIPAAGLIDADLSNIPLQGWLWGLGAALCYSLFLYFNGKANAKMNTSNQLVIVSFFAFLMSAVFQSPEIIWNGTLLAEGLWVYGIALGLFGMIIPVFLFSIAIPKVGLGKSSILSAIELPIAVMVSVILLSETVSVLQVAGIVIIIIGMTLPTLFSENISLTRRKIVEQQ from the coding sequence ATGTATTTATATCCGTTGCTAGTCATTATCGGGGCTAGCAGTTACGGTGTTGTTTCAACCATCATTAAATTAGCAATGGGTAGTGGCTTTACAGCATCTGAAGCTGTTACGAGTCAATTCTTTATCGGCTTTTTGATTGCCGTGCTGATCTTTCTCATCACTAACCGACAAAAGCTAAGTTTCTCTGGAATTAAAATCCTTATTTTCGCAGGGGTTTTTACAGGCTTAACGAATATTCTCTATGGACAATCATTAAATTATTTACCAGCATCCCTAGCTGTCGTCTTGCTCTTTCAATTCACATGGATTGGCATGCTGATCTCCAGTATTTCAAAACGCCAGCTTCCAACACGAATGGAAATGCTTTCACTTATTATCTTAATTGGTGGAACGATTCCTGCTGCAGGACTTATTGATGCTGATTTATCAAACATCCCTTTGCAAGGCTGGTTATGGGGGCTTGGAGCAGCACTTTGTTATTCACTCTTCCTCTATTTCAATGGGAAAGCAAACGCCAAAATGAATACATCAAACCAATTAGTCATCGTGTCGTTTTTTGCATTTTTGATGTCAGCGGTTTTTCAATCTCCAGAAATTATTTGGAATGGTACATTGCTCGCAGAAGGACTTTGGGTCTACGGAATTGCACTTGGCTTATTTGGAATGATCATTCCTGTTTTCCTATTTTCCATCGCGATTCCAAAGGTGGGCCTTGGAAAATCCTCCATTCTTAGTGCGATTGAACTTCCGATCGCTGTCATGGTTTCCGTCATCTTATTAAGTGAAACAGTATCCGTTCTGCAAGTCGCAGGTATTGTGATCATTATCATCGGAATGACGCTGCCAACTCTTTTCAGCGAAAACATAAGTCTCACACGGAGAAAAATAGTCGAACAGCAATAG
- a CDS encoding sodium:solute symporter family protein — MLSSSVGYLLLLVFGVFFTGITFFMQRRRKQAMTAEQYSTAGRSVGVGLTSASIIAAWTWAATLMMSSSTGYQYGISGPYWYAAGACIQVLLFAIVAIQLKRRAPNAHTFLEFIGQRFDKKNHRLIMVFALMTNILVTAMVILGGAIALNSLTGMNLFVAAFLIPLTFTIYTMIGGLKASFVADYFNTIMIFLILTIFAVAIYVKFGTTPIYEGLQDLPSSTSMLTMASIPGLFFGMINIIGNFGAVFVDQAYWQRAIASKDSATSRAYIYGGIAWFSIPFAIATFLGVSAAGLGVPISTPDSVAPEMASYLLGSVGSILFLAMLFMAVMSTGAAELTAITNIVVTDIYRHSINPKASSQKLLNVSRKVTLSFGLMMGLLSILLFYVGISLGFVYMAMGIFVSGAVIPVTLGLLWKKATNEGTFYGALSGFILGVTAWITSAYVMFGEVSVGSLGQLESMFFGNITVFIVSGVISVGHGLLANQEFDFDTLKDKFKSFDDEEFEEEEEIRLERAAR, encoded by the coding sequence ATGTTATCATCCAGTGTTGGTTATCTGTTGCTTTTAGTCTTTGGAGTGTTTTTTACAGGTATTACGTTTTTCATGCAGCGAAGACGAAAACAGGCGATGACGGCGGAACAGTATAGTACCGCTGGTCGTAGCGTAGGTGTAGGGTTAACGAGTGCGTCAATTATTGCAGCATGGACGTGGGCGGCTACCTTGATGATGTCCTCTTCGACTGGGTATCAGTACGGGATAAGCGGACCTTATTGGTATGCTGCCGGTGCTTGTATTCAAGTGTTGCTGTTTGCGATTGTAGCCATTCAATTAAAGCGTAGGGCACCAAATGCACATACGTTTCTTGAATTTATTGGTCAGCGTTTTGATAAGAAAAATCACCGACTGATTATGGTCTTTGCGCTTATGACCAATATTTTAGTAACAGCAATGGTTATTCTCGGCGGCGCAATTGCCCTGAACTCCCTGACAGGTATGAATTTGTTTGTAGCAGCCTTTCTCATTCCCCTTACCTTCACGATCTACACTATGATTGGCGGATTAAAAGCTTCCTTTGTCGCTGATTACTTCAATACGATTATGATTTTTTTAATTCTTACCATTTTCGCGGTAGCGATCTATGTGAAATTTGGAACAACCCCCATCTATGAAGGACTTCAAGATCTTCCATCTTCTACATCAATGCTTACGATGGCATCTATTCCGGGACTCTTTTTCGGTATGATTAATATTATTGGTAACTTCGGGGCCGTTTTCGTTGATCAGGCCTACTGGCAGCGAGCGATTGCTAGTAAAGATAGTGCAACTTCACGAGCATACATATATGGCGGAATTGCCTGGTTTTCTATTCCTTTTGCGATTGCCACTTTCCTAGGTGTAAGTGCAGCTGGTCTTGGCGTGCCGATTAGTACTCCAGATTCCGTTGCGCCTGAAATGGCTTCCTATCTTCTTGGTAGTGTAGGGTCAATCCTTTTTCTCGCAATGCTATTTATGGCCGTAATGTCAACTGGAGCAGCAGAATTAACAGCTATTACGAATATTGTCGTAACAGACATTTACCGTCACTCGATCAATCCCAAAGCAAGCAGTCAAAAATTACTTAACGTATCTAGAAAAGTAACGTTAAGCTTTGGACTAATGATGGGGCTTCTGTCTATTCTCCTTTTCTATGTTGGGATAAGTTTAGGGTTTGTGTATATGGCAATGGGCATCTTCGTAAGCGGAGCCGTTATTCCAGTAACGTTAGGATTATTATGGAAAAAAGCGACAAATGAGGGAACGTTTTATGGGGCATTGTCTGGATTTATTCTTGGAGTAACAGCCTGGATTACGTCTGCATATGTGATGTTCGGAGAAGTGAGTGTTGGTTCGCTCGGACAGCTTGAATCGATGTTTTTCGGGAATATTACCGTCTTTATCGTAAGTGGTGTTATTTCTGTCGGTCACGGACTATTGGCTAATCAAGAATTTGATTTTGATACATTAAAAGATAAATTCAAAAGCTTTGATGACGAAGAATTTGAGGAAGAGGAGGAGATTCGACTTGAACGAGCAGCTCGATAA
- a CDS encoding WXG100 family type VII secretion target → MAGQIRVTPEELESMSHRYSAESDKVGEQVNSLNDIMGQLKAMWEGESSRAFEEQYEALKPSFYQMQQLLEEVSTQLKSTARSLDEADNQIANQIRG, encoded by the coding sequence ATGGCAGGTCAAATTCGCGTAACACCAGAAGAACTAGAGAGCATGTCACATCGTTATTCAGCAGAATCAGACAAAGTTGGAGAACAAGTGAATAGCTTGAATGACATCATGGGCCAACTTAAAGCTATGTGGGAAGGTGAATCAAGCCGTGCTTTCGAAGAGCAATACGAAGCGCTTAAACCTTCATTTTATCAAATGCAGCAATTATTAGAAGAAGTGTCTACACAGCTGAAGAGCACAGCTAGATCCCTTGATGAAGCTGATAATCAAATTGCTAACCAAATTCGCGGATAA
- a CDS encoding EsaB/YukD family protein, whose translation MYIEVTVDLHHYKKGRFLDLRLSNYHSVKKLIEIVCQTEQIPIPPDQTQWVRLANKHKVVAANERLIDAGIMTGDRIEIL comes from the coding sequence ATGTACATTGAAGTAACTGTCGATCTCCATCATTATAAAAAAGGTCGTTTTCTTGACCTCAGGCTATCAAACTACCATTCTGTCAAAAAACTCATTGAAATTGTGTGCCAAACAGAACAAATCCCAATTCCTCCTGATCAAACGCAGTGGGTTCGGTTAGCGAATAAGCACAAAGTTGTAGCCGCTAATGAGCGTTTAATTGATGCGGGAATTATGACAGGAGATCGCATTGAAATACTCTGA
- the essB gene encoding type VII secretion protein EssB: MANQVKPYLETQIDAKIMNDKEAITFLFQKEKIKFDELTEVHFLSEIDTGIPNTIDMNEDEIRIQHMLPPSVSALPTILKEMTESERLASAYQLVQKVKDHRFKRLNLIICPDNLVLDQGLTPYFLHYGVKESLPPYEENSDRILEETRATVAAMMNPEQSFEQYLYYSDTLTLSSELKQVLQAKTLLDLQPIIHSQMKHLHKKEAEFIKVNKKKWKISRYVLLGVSICLLPALLYSLYSLFLLQPKQENIVQAQENFLTNEYSEVVNSLQSYEIDDIPKVTQYQLALSYIINESLTDDQKESVRNTISLQSDPRYYEYWIHIGRGEAEQALEIARYLEDRDLLMYGILKRKEQVKADSELESEKKQQMINELEQEFEEYESEIEEQQKEEQEAQDAQPETTTEEKPEEKQQDEQKKEEK, from the coding sequence ATGGCAAATCAAGTGAAACCCTATCTTGAAACTCAAATAGATGCAAAGATTATGAACGATAAGGAAGCCATTACGTTTCTTTTTCAAAAAGAAAAAATCAAATTTGATGAGTTAACGGAAGTTCATTTTCTAAGTGAAATCGATACTGGCATCCCCAACACTATTGATATGAATGAAGATGAGATAAGAATACAGCACATGCTTCCACCTTCCGTTTCCGCTCTTCCAACAATCCTTAAGGAGATGACTGAAAGCGAGCGTCTCGCTAGTGCTTATCAACTAGTGCAAAAAGTAAAGGATCACCGCTTCAAGCGTCTCAACTTAATTATTTGTCCTGATAACCTTGTATTGGATCAAGGATTGACGCCATATTTTTTACATTATGGTGTAAAGGAAAGTCTTCCACCGTACGAGGAAAATTCTGATCGTATTCTTGAGGAAACACGAGCCACTGTCGCAGCTATGATGAATCCAGAGCAATCATTTGAACAATACCTATATTACTCTGACACGCTCACACTGTCATCAGAACTAAAACAGGTGCTTCAAGCGAAAACACTTCTTGATCTTCAGCCAATTATTCATTCCCAAATGAAACATTTACATAAGAAAGAAGCTGAATTCATTAAAGTAAATAAAAAGAAGTGGAAGATAAGTCGCTATGTTCTCCTCGGCGTTTCCATTTGTTTACTCCCAGCATTACTTTACTCCCTTTACTCTTTGTTTCTTCTTCAACCAAAACAAGAGAATATTGTTCAGGCACAGGAGAACTTTTTAACAAATGAATATAGTGAAGTTGTGAATTCGCTTCAATCTTATGAAATTGATGATATTCCAAAAGTGACACAATATCAGCTCGCCCTCTCTTATATCATCAATGAGTCTCTTACAGATGACCAAAAAGAAAGCGTGCGTAACACGATCTCCCTCCAATCTGATCCAAGGTATTATGAATATTGGATTCATATTGGACGCGGTGAAGCAGAACAAGCACTCGAAATCGCACGTTATTTAGAAGATCGCGATTTGTTAATGTACGGCATTTTAAAGCGTAAGGAACAGGTAAAAGCTGATTCTGAGCTAGAGAGCGAGAAGAAACAACAGATGATCAATGAGTTAGAGCAAGAATTTGAAGAATATGAGAGTGAAATAGAAGAACAGCAGAAAGAAGAGCAAGAGGCGCAAGATGCCCAGCCGGAAACAACTACTGAAGAAAAGCCAGAAGAGAAGCAGCAAGATGAGCAGAAAAAAGAAGAAAAATAG